In the Malaya genurostris strain Urasoe2022 chromosome 1, Malgen_1.1, whole genome shotgun sequence genome, one interval contains:
- the LOC131425596 gene encoding kelch repeat and BTB domain-containing protein 8-like: MNDSSDMDSLHTMMGSTDSMISYRTNMINNQFMSDIVLIVGTGDAKQRVFCHKLFLISASKYFATMFSSSFKETSMNEITLEDTDSTCFSEILRFVYSTRMNITLENVQEICKLSERYLFPDVLVHASEFLLKSVTEKNVLRILQLNRRCKFENVDARCLDIITRNPILYFKEESITSLDPDSLELIFKARRINCSDYQLLEVLEKWKKDGDVDLIQSKAKAETNLKAIIENTPRSVRCNTLHVFGSLSNDDNELDYHKSCMDFRINSKNPIFLLGLGMYFKSKLKKFSVCAKISTCDYFHSFSRFGNIQHVVTASGEFSTENSDTANILDVFLPCTKLLPQQCYRITSSQDAVSLDAASCMHDEIKVEFDQDRSFLAYFLYMDCND; the protein is encoded by the exons ATGAACGATTCTTCTGATATGGACAG CCTGCACACGATGATGGGCTCAACTGATTCAATGATCAGTTACCGAACAAACATGATCAACAACCAATTTATGTCCGATATTGTTCTAATTGTCGGCACCGGCGATGCTAAGCAGCGAGTTTTCTGCCACAAACTTTTTTTGATATCCGCTTCTAAATATTTTGCCACCATGTTCTCGAGTAGCTTCAAGGAGACCAGTATGAATGAAATCACATTGGAAGATACAGATTCAACGtgcttttcagaaattttacGATTCGTTTACTCTACCAGGATGAATATTACGTTAGAAAACGTGCAGGAGATATgcaagctttctgaaaggtacTTGTTTCCGGATGTTTTGGTGCATGCATCCGAATTCCTGTTGAAATCTGTCACTGAAAAAAACGTACTGCGGATTCTCCAACTAAACCGTCGATGCAAATTCGAGAATGTTGATGCACGTTGTTTGGATATAATTACACGAAATCCTATTTTATACTTTAAAGAGGAAAGTATCACCTCACTCGATCCCGATTCGTTGGAACTAATCTTCAAAGCGAGACGCATTAACTGTTCGGATTATCAATTGTTGGAAGTAttagaaaaatggaagaagGATGGTGACGTCGATCTAATTCAGTCGAAAGCTAAAGCAGAAACGAATTTGAAAGCAATTATTGAGAATACTCCTCGATCAGTGAGATGTAACACATTACATGTTTTTGGAAGCTTATCAAATGATGATAATGAATTAGATTACCATAAGAGCTGTATGGATTTCCGCATCAATTCAAAAAATCCAATATTTTTGCTAGGTTTGGGAATGTACTTTAaatcgaaactcaaaaaattttctgtttgtgCCAAAATTAGTACATGTGACTATTTTCACTCATTTAGCCGTTTTGGTAATATACAACATGTCGTAACCGCATCTGGCGAATTTTCGACTGAGAATTCAGACACAGCTAACATACTTGATGTGTTTTTACCTTGTACTAAATTATTACCACAGCAATGTTACAGGATTACCTCGTCGCAGGATGCAGTTAGCCTAGATGCTGCTTCATGTATGCATGATGAAATAAAAGTAGAGTTCGATCAGGATCGCAGTTTCTTGGCATATTTTCTATATATGGATTGTAATGACTAA